The following DNA comes from Streptomyces pristinaespiralis.
CACTCCTCGACTCGACGGTGGCGGACGGCCGACGGGCGGGCGGTCCGCCGCCACAGGCCGACTCCAGCATCATGCCGACCGCACCGTGTGCGCAGTCCGGCAGGTCCAGACGGGGACGGGATCCCGGCCCCCTCTGAGGCCACACACGACGGGAACCACAGAACGCGCAAACCGGTACATACAGGTCTAGGGTGCTGTTCGTTGTGCATCCGTGGGAAGGCGGTAGGGCCGCCCGGCCCGAGCATTATGGATCTTGCGTTTCTTCAGCCCCTGTACGAGGGCGAGGGCCCCGTCGCCTCCGTCCACCTGGACACGAGCCGTTCGGCGCACGACGCCGACAAGCAGATCGAGCTGCGCCGGCGCGCCGCGCTCCGGTCACTGGCCGAACAGGGCGCGGACCAGGCGACGCTGGACGTGCTGGAGCAGATGATCGGAGGCGTCGCCGAGGTGCCGGGGCCTCAAGGGGAGGCCCTGTTCGCATCGGCCGGGCGGCTTCTCGGAGCGTTCACCCTGACGGAGCCGCCCGCGGCCGACAGCGCGCTGTTGCTGCCCGTGCCCGACCCGCTGGGTCTGGTGATCGACCGGGACCATCAACTGCCGCACGTCGTCGTCGCCGTCGACCGCGAGGGAGGGGATGTGACCGCCTACCCCGCCGCAGCGCACGAGCCGTCCATGAAGCGCACCTTCAACGGCAGCACGCTGCACATCAGCCGGGTGAAGGCGGGCGCGGAGGCCCAGGCCTCCTTCCACCGGCGGTCGGTCAACGTGTGGAGCGAGAACACCGAGCAGACCGCCGACGACGTGCGCGAAGCGGCAGCCGGCGTGGAGGCCGCGGTGGTCCTGGTCGCCGGGGACCCCAAGGCGATCGGGCTGCTGCGCGAGCACCTGACGGACCAGCCACCGGTCGGGGAACTGGTCTACGTGGACGGAGGCCGCAGCGACACCTCGGCCCTCGCAGGTCTGCGGGCGAGCGTGGACGCGGCGATGCGCGAAGCCATGACCGCCCGTCACCGCGGCGTCCTGGACACCCTGGAGGC
Coding sequences within:
- a CDS encoding baeRF2 domain-containing protein; this encodes MDLAFLQPLYEGEGPVASVHLDTSRSAHDADKQIELRRRAALRSLAEQGADQATLDVLEQMIGGVAEVPGPQGEALFASAGRLLGAFTLTEPPAADSALLLPVPDPLGLVIDRDHQLPHVVVAVDREGGDVTAYPAAAHEPSMKRTFNGSTLHISRVKAGAEAQASFHRRSVNVWSENTEQTADDVREAAAGVEAAVVLVAGDPKAIGLLREHLTDQPPVGELVYVDGGRSDTSALAGLRASVDAAMREAMTARHRGVLDTLEAELAGGRALQGIPAVKEALAQGRVETLLLAADRSGDPVLHASRRDPQVLGTDPAALGDDPTVFSAPAAPLLLRAAALGGAAFTEILPPARATDGVAALLRY